Proteins co-encoded in one Bacteroidota bacterium genomic window:
- the brxC gene encoding BREX system P-loop protein BrxC, whose protein sequence is MLIKDILTIDLSEDIKNVIDLEDISEAEILSEIENYIITDGLAREYMDFVSKFTANTLETGVWLSGFYGSGKSYFGKMLGYMLSNRIISGTPARDRILQRFTGINDESLIRNTISRLNSEQCIVISLDIAKQDTSKGLAFTLFRNFLRSIELPENEHGILLYKLMLKEGFTDINDFIFQKLNKKWADAKRHLTEYSKEAKSIYLTGGNDENDYHNILVTIRRDMDHFDASRLRDELKTYFTIEKDIKLVFIFDESSEAINQKKFSLLDLEGISEALSDSELLRKTWTIAIAQEKLDDVISNSSVNRAQLTKVTDRFKTKIHLEATEVDVIIQSRLLKKSKAGLQELEAHYNWNTGKIADHAALIATGITKTDTLDSWLTYYPFYKYQFDLLQNFLFGTKGYVSTKVAARGMIITTYDILKQHLQHNKLFEIATGWQITREAQPQPPVRLVNRYSNAENILKESGSEISGRKLLETIHFLAEAEVVPTTLPNITKSFVSDADEYHQVNPKIKKALEILEEARILLPSNGTYRITSDIEERLLDEMNGFTVQQYQKKRQMVNAYKTNNIIKTLARTTDNNLQYDFYITTDNDDELTNPGKKFLKIKLKSVYNISDNRGADIDQLKIAHQNDKDLIYLVPDNSSFKEIDKLIDEVERITYLEQKYDNPQSDEAPIMRAFSAAKSDKLKRITDLVEQSLQKGTAIYLFNTFQLDKDSWQATLQKRQKNLISNVYHKRLSAQLSDELAARVIKETNASRLQSYFTGPEFLFFDAQGNFIGENLKVAEEILFKIRNTYVDGAALEKDLELPPTGYTFGTVISTVATLMRAGKIMAKHNGAEKFSWQDPGVTEIFSAAREFRRASFKLMSKSLTAQNKQIIAQFLLDTDVVKYTDRRINYNSNEFELINALRDLARLMCDKVDNMRKQNKDFDVLFPELESKKDNLAGFTGAVSEANYIERAENFLENKETFLQSLKTIEKVEKFIGNNLPKLLQWRQFVNDVNDELRKAAKANDTIARLTKEFNDLYEHEVVKNFAGIQQTAQKIKDEYHRIFQEAATDMAQKYVQLQKDAEALIKEIHSLPAGLNKEGLDKAGDILKYAEQRKQAAVILDFDVHEKQTRFTYSEVLSFTELYNTKSTELSIISAGLIRTAPVGDKPGVPEKPLKKKHSTRLPSQFMKVVAYKKWLQQELQKLAG, encoded by the coding sequence ATGTTGATTAAAGATATTTTAACCATCGATCTCTCAGAAGATATTAAAAATGTAATAGACCTGGAGGATATCTCAGAGGCTGAGATCCTTTCTGAAATTGAGAATTACATAATAACCGACGGGTTGGCCAGGGAATACATGGATTTTGTGTCGAAATTCACGGCAAACACCCTTGAAACAGGTGTCTGGCTCTCCGGTTTCTATGGATCAGGCAAGTCCTATTTTGGGAAAATGCTGGGCTATATGCTCAGTAATCGCATTATTTCAGGAACACCGGCAAGAGACAGAATATTGCAACGCTTTACCGGCATCAATGATGAATCCTTAATCAGGAATACCATATCACGATTGAATTCTGAACAATGCATAGTGATCTCCCTGGATATTGCTAAACAGGATACTTCAAAAGGATTAGCCTTTACTTTATTCCGTAACTTTCTCAGATCAATAGAATTGCCTGAAAATGAACACGGCATCCTGTTATATAAATTAATGCTTAAAGAGGGTTTTACGGATATAAACGACTTTATTTTTCAAAAACTCAATAAGAAATGGGCAGATGCAAAACGTCATCTGACAGAGTATTCCAAAGAAGCTAAATCAATATACCTGACAGGGGGAAACGATGAAAATGATTATCATAATATCTTGGTTACTATTCGCAGGGACATGGACCACTTCGATGCCTCCAGGCTACGGGATGAGTTGAAAACCTATTTTACCATCGAAAAAGATATTAAACTGGTCTTTATCTTCGATGAGTCAAGCGAAGCCATTAACCAGAAAAAGTTTTCTTTACTTGACCTGGAGGGTATCAGTGAAGCTCTGTCGGATTCGGAATTGCTGCGGAAAACATGGACCATTGCCATTGCCCAGGAAAAACTTGATGATGTTATCAGCAATTCCAGCGTTAACCGTGCTCAATTAACCAAAGTTACAGACCGTTTTAAAACCAAAATCCATCTTGAAGCCACCGAAGTAGATGTTATTATCCAAAGCAGATTATTGAAGAAATCTAAGGCGGGCCTTCAAGAACTGGAAGCTCACTACAACTGGAATACGGGGAAAATTGCCGATCATGCGGCTTTAATTGCAACAGGAATCACCAAAACAGATACTCTGGATTCCTGGTTAACCTATTATCCTTTTTACAAGTACCAGTTTGATCTCCTTCAAAATTTCCTGTTTGGAACAAAAGGCTATGTCTCAACCAAGGTAGCCGCCAGGGGGATGATCATCACAACTTATGACATTTTAAAACAACATCTTCAGCATAACAAATTGTTTGAAATTGCTACCGGCTGGCAAATCACCAGGGAAGCACAACCCCAGCCTCCTGTCAGGCTGGTTAATCGTTATTCAAACGCTGAAAATATCCTTAAGGAAAGCGGATCTGAAATTTCCGGCAGGAAATTGCTTGAAACCATACATTTTCTGGCTGAAGCCGAAGTAGTGCCCACTACACTTCCAAATATAACCAAATCATTTGTTTCTGACGCAGATGAATATCATCAGGTCAATCCAAAAATAAAAAAAGCTCTTGAAATACTTGAAGAAGCAAGGATACTACTGCCTTCAAACGGGACTTACCGGATTACCTCCGATATCGAGGAACGCCTGCTGGATGAAATGAATGGTTTCACCGTGCAACAATACCAGAAAAAAAGGCAGATGGTTAATGCATACAAAACCAATAACATTATTAAAACCTTAGCGAGAACAACAGATAACAATTTACAGTATGATTTCTATATAACCACCGATAACGATGATGAGCTAACTAATCCGGGAAAAAAGTTCCTGAAAATCAAGCTAAAAAGTGTTTACAACATCAGTGACAACAGGGGAGCAGACATTGATCAGCTTAAGATCGCCCATCAAAATGATAAAGACCTGATTTACCTTGTTCCTGATAACAGCTCCTTTAAAGAAATAGACAAACTAATTGATGAAGTAGAGCGTATTACTTACCTGGAGCAGAAATATGACAATCCACAGTCGGATGAAGCACCTATCATGAGAGCTTTTTCGGCTGCCAAATCGGATAAATTAAAACGAATAACAGATCTGGTTGAACAGTCCCTGCAAAAAGGAACAGCAATATACCTGTTCAATACTTTCCAGCTTGATAAGGACTCCTGGCAGGCAACACTTCAAAAACGTCAGAAGAACCTTATCAGCAATGTGTATCACAAGAGACTATCCGCTCAGCTTAGTGATGAGTTGGCTGCACGCGTGATTAAAGAAACAAATGCCAGCCGTTTGCAATCTTATTTCACCGGTCCTGAATTCCTGTTTTTCGATGCACAGGGGAATTTTATCGGAGAAAACCTGAAAGTAGCCGAAGAAATTCTTTTTAAGATCAGAAACACGTATGTAGATGGAGCGGCCCTTGAAAAAGACCTGGAACTGCCTCCAACAGGATACACCTTTGGCACGGTTATTTCGACAGTTGCAACCCTGATGAGGGCAGGCAAAATAATGGCAAAGCACAACGGAGCCGAGAAATTTTCCTGGCAAGATCCGGGTGTCACGGAAATTTTTTCAGCAGCAAGAGAATTTCGCAGGGCTAGCTTTAAGTTGATGTCTAAGTCTTTAACTGCCCAAAACAAACAAATAATTGCCCAGTTTCTTCTTGATACGGATGTAGTAAAATATACGGATCGGAGAATAAACTACAATTCAAACGAATTTGAACTGATTAATGCTTTGCGTGACCTTGCCAGATTGATGTGCGATAAAGTTGACAACATGCGAAAGCAGAATAAGGACTTTGATGTTTTGTTCCCGGAACTGGAATCAAAGAAAGATAATCTTGCAGGATTTACAGGGGCTGTGAGTGAAGCAAATTATATTGAAAGGGCAGAAAACTTTCTGGAAAACAAAGAAACCTTCCTCCAATCTCTTAAAACCATTGAAAAAGTTGAAAAATTCATTGGCAATAATTTGCCCAAGCTATTGCAATGGAGGCAATTTGTAAATGATGTGAATGATGAATTAAGAAAAGCCGCAAAAGCCAACGATACCATTGCACGATTAACCAAGGAATTCAATGATTTGTACGAACATGAAGTAGTAAAAAACTTTGCCGGGATACAACAAACGGCACAAAAAATCAAAGACGAATACCACAGGATTTTCCAGGAGGCTGCCACTGACATGGCTCAAAAATATGTACAACTGCAGAAAGATGCTGAGGCTTTGATAAAAGAGATTCACAGCCTGCCTGCCGGGCTCAACAAAGAAGGACTTGACAAAGCCGGTGACATCCTTAAATATGCAGAACAAAGGAAACAGGCTGCTGTCATCCTGGATTTTGACGTGCACGAAAAACAAACCAGGT
- a CDS encoding DUF1819 family protein → MKINSDVNILGSIPDMNIVMSVIGKSMADLRKDGGIQTFTSIKTDKSVVGFRKALNRNILRYKNPEIETLISSMLQAESISPDSLLMLFWNASYNNDLLDYLNRMVFFPALYSGRISVRQDEVIACMKDLKPSETVIQNWSESTLRITSSKYLTFLKKLNLMEGSQNKTILHPYLDDKMWILFLYWLSAVENKVNVLESKWLQYSFNERQIFIERILQKKYLKFIHISFSGDSLKIEPIMSYKKIYHALIQS, encoded by the coding sequence ATGAAAATTAACTCCGATGTTAATATCCTGGGTAGTATACCCGACATGAATATTGTTATGTCAGTAATTGGCAAATCAATGGCTGACCTGAGAAAGGATGGCGGAATACAGACTTTCACTTCCATTAAAACCGATAAATCAGTTGTTGGGTTTAGGAAAGCTTTAAATCGCAACATTCTAAGGTATAAGAATCCTGAAATTGAAACGCTCATAAGTAGTATGCTTCAGGCAGAATCTATTTCACCTGACAGTTTATTGATGCTTTTCTGGAACGCCAGCTATAACAACGATCTTCTGGATTACCTCAACAGGATGGTATTCTTCCCTGCGCTTTATAGTGGCCGTATTTCTGTGCGTCAGGATGAGGTCATTGCTTGTATGAAAGACTTAAAACCGTCTGAAACGGTAATACAAAATTGGTCGGAATCTACTCTCAGGATCACTTCTTCAAAGTACCTTACTTTTCTGAAGAAGCTTAACCTGATGGAAGGAAGTCAAAACAAAACCATTTTACATCCTTACCTGGATGATAAAATGTGGATATTATTTCTTTATTGGCTTTCCGCTGTGGAGAATAAAGTTAATGTGCTTGAAAGCAAGTGGTTGCAATACTCCTTTAATGAAAGGCAAATATTTATTGAAAGAATATTGCAGAAAAAATACCTAAAATTCATTCATATCAGCTTTTCAGGTGATAGTTTGAAAATTGAACCCATAATGTCCTATAAAAAGATTTATCATGCCCTCATCCAGTCCTGA
- a CDS encoding site-specific integrase, whose protein sequence is MKATLYFNKHKKNADGEFPVWIRLARKNKMKYVATGITLPMKNWNQEKNEFKGNHPHKEQIVSTLNEIITKYTSKIAELSYMGKEVSLDQLVIMVNNPVKDTSVLDYFKVRIAELKEDGRIGNSRAYITSMNALKRYKSGDYFFSDIDFGFLESWARFLKKEGAGNAAINNYMRTLRALFNHAIRKGYCKLEHYPFEDRTGGYSVAHHHPVAKKQKALTTEEIQRLINLEEDNDNHRYLVFMYYTGGMDFIDMAHLTCNNIADGDIKYFRQKLINKQNQMEIHFGLHPKALEIIDFYRNQRKVVSLDKDDYIFPILHKEIHITEQQKHDRINKMRKKYNHSLKDFAKKANIAADLTSKTIRHTALTELARKGSTIDVIQRIGGHKNLQTTRGYMKNADDERTTTALKQL, encoded by the coding sequence ATGAAAGCCACACTTTACTTCAATAAGCATAAGAAAAATGCCGATGGAGAATTCCCTGTTTGGATAAGACTCGCACGCAAGAACAAAATGAAGTATGTAGCTACCGGAATCACACTTCCTATGAAAAACTGGAATCAGGAGAAAAACGAGTTTAAAGGAAATCACCCTCATAAGGAGCAAATAGTTAGCACGCTTAATGAAATTATCACTAAATACACATCCAAGATTGCTGAATTAAGCTACATGGGTAAAGAAGTTTCCCTGGACCAACTTGTAATTATGGTAAACAATCCTGTAAAAGATACCAGCGTGCTTGACTATTTCAAGGTCAGGATTGCAGAGCTTAAGGAAGATGGTCGAATTGGGAACTCAAGAGCCTATATTACTTCCATGAACGCACTTAAAAGGTATAAATCCGGTGACTATTTTTTTTCTGACATAGATTTTGGCTTTTTAGAAAGCTGGGCAAGGTTCCTGAAAAAAGAAGGTGCCGGAAACGCAGCAATTAACAATTATATGAGAACACTCCGGGCTTTGTTTAATCATGCTATAAGAAAAGGATATTGCAAACTTGAACATTATCCTTTTGAAGATAGAACCGGTGGGTATTCAGTTGCACATCATCATCCTGTAGCAAAAAAACAAAAGGCATTAACCACAGAAGAGATACAAAGGCTTATTAATCTTGAAGAAGATAACGATAATCACAGATACCTTGTATTCATGTATTACACGGGAGGTATGGATTTCATTGATATGGCACATCTTACATGCAATAACATAGCTGATGGGGATATAAAATATTTCAGGCAGAAACTGATTAATAAGCAAAATCAGATGGAAATTCATTTTGGATTGCACCCAAAAGCCTTGGAAATTATCGATTTTTACAGAAATCAGCGAAAAGTAGTATCACTTGATAAAGATGATTATATTTTCCCAATCCTGCATAAGGAAATCCACATCACAGAGCAACAGAAACACGACCGGATTAATAAAATGCGTAAAAAATATAATCACAGCCTTAAAGATTTTGCAAAAAAAGCGAACATTGCTGCAGACCTTACCAGCAAGACGATCCGGCATACAGCACTAACCGAATTAGCACGGAAAGGAAGCACCATTGATGTTATTCAGAGAATAGGCGGGCATAAAAATTTACAAACCACAAGGGGATATATGAAGAATGCAGATGATGAAAGAACTACAACTGCGTTAAAACAACTTTGA
- a CDS encoding 1-acyl-sn-glycerol-3-phosphate acyltransferase → MLRQLATLILKLSGWKMVGEFPYHVKKCVIVIAPHTSNYDYIIGRLFFFMINVHVKFLIKKEIFVFPIGGLIRYWGGIPVDRKRNNHMVDYVAEQFSKHERLYVVVTPEGTRKLVPHWKRGFYYIALKAKIPLALSFLDYPKKEVGVMEIFQPSGNYAKDLAYIESLYRDKTGRHPEQFNLYVKRDSIG, encoded by the coding sequence ATGCTCAGGCAGCTGGCAACCCTGATACTTAAACTTTCCGGATGGAAGATGGTAGGGGAATTTCCTTATCATGTAAAGAAATGTGTGATAGTGATAGCGCCGCACACCAGCAATTACGATTATATCATCGGGCGCTTGTTTTTCTTTATGATCAACGTACATGTTAAGTTCCTCATAAAGAAGGAGATCTTCGTATTTCCCATAGGCGGGTTGATCCGTTACTGGGGAGGGATACCGGTCGACCGCAAGCGAAACAATCATATGGTAGATTACGTGGCGGAGCAATTCAGTAAGCATGAAAGACTGTATGTGGTTGTCACCCCGGAAGGAACCCGCAAACTGGTACCACACTGGAAGCGGGGGTTTTACTATATTGCCCTGAAGGCTAAAATCCCTTTGGCTTTATCATTCCTGGATTATCCGAAGAAGGAAGTGGGGGTAATGGAGATTTTCCAACCAAGCGGTAATTATGCCAAAGATCTTGCCTATATAGAAAGCCTTTACCGTGATAAAACGGGGAGGCATCCGGAGCAGTTTAATTTGTATGTAAAAAGGGACTCCATCGGGTAG
- a CDS encoding insulinase family protein — protein MKKIVMKGFLTLAVIAFMLTAMAQEKNYDWNSAVTLDPNVKMGKLDNGLTYYIRHNSHPKDRAEFYLAVNAGAILEDDDQNGLAHFCEHMAFNGTKNFEKHDIINYLQSIGMKFGPEINAFTSQDVTTYMLQKVPVTPVENIDTALLILHDWASNVSFEDEEIDNERGVIHEEWRTRRGAMFRMMTKTDKTLYQGSKYADRDVIGDIEIIDNAPYEVLKRFYNDWYRPDLQAIIAVGDFDADWMEGKIKDLFSAIPAATNPKERVDYPVPDHSETLVAIETDPEAQYTFVQLHYKHPAITNKDLGYYRQTIVHQLYNTMLNNRLQELLQEENPPFIYGYTAYSSMVRTKDSYMSFAVAKNDGIKRTLETLLVENERVKKYGFTETELERAKKEILSQIEKQYKEKEKQESQSYVWQYYGHFLENEPSPGVEFDYAFIQDILPGITLEELNKLAPKWITDDNRVVIITGPEREDVIIPMKDEVIAIVESIDQAEIEPYVDKVSDKPLMAEKPVPGKVEKVKKDKKLGTEKWILSNGIEVILKPTDFKDDEILMQAFSFGGSSLYDLDDQMSAGFCSSMINESGIAGFDLIELQKLLAGKIVNVSPYVGDMDEGFSGSCSVKELETMLQLVNLYYTQPPRNEKAFNSYVTRIKGFLENRKNDPGAAFQDTISVTMANYHPMVRPLTPELMDEIDFNRLNFIFRERFGDPTSFTFYFVGNIDTDSLRPLVETYLASLPKVTRQENWRDNGIRPPQNRVEKKVIKEMEVPKGTVYIAYTGEYDFNNFRDRMDLSVLCDILDVRYTESIREEQSGTYGVGIYDLQNQYPYERYQVNITFDCDPDQTDKLKSIVYEEIDKLKTDGPQMKDLNGVKENLLKTRQEKLKENRFWLSTLKNFDYNAEDAANFLDYEDYVNDMTQESLKAAANKFFGDNQVEIILLPSNTSDNVKNPSMQ, from the coding sequence ATGAAAAAAATTGTAATGAAAGGATTCCTGACCCTGGCCGTAATAGCTTTTATGCTGACGGCTATGGCCCAGGAAAAAAATTATGACTGGAACAGCGCTGTAACGCTGGATCCAAATGTGAAAATGGGTAAGCTTGATAACGGCCTTACCTATTATATTCGCCACAATAGTCATCCTAAAGACAGGGCTGAATTCTATCTGGCAGTTAATGCCGGCGCCATCCTGGAAGACGATGACCAGAACGGCCTTGCTCATTTTTGTGAGCACATGGCTTTTAATGGCACCAAAAATTTCGAGAAACACGACATTATCAACTATCTCCAGTCCATAGGCATGAAATTTGGCCCGGAGATCAATGCTTTTACAAGCCAGGATGTGACTACTTACATGCTGCAGAAAGTACCGGTTACTCCCGTGGAAAATATCGATACCGCATTGCTGATCCTGCACGACTGGGCCAGCAATGTATCGTTTGAAGATGAAGAAATTGACAATGAGCGCGGAGTGATCCATGAAGAATGGCGCACACGCCGTGGTGCGATGTTCCGTATGATGACGAAAACCGATAAAACCCTTTATCAGGGTTCGAAATATGCCGACAGGGATGTTATCGGGGATATCGAAATCATTGATAATGCTCCGTATGAGGTGCTGAAACGCTTCTATAACGACTGGTACCGTCCTGATCTGCAGGCCATTATTGCTGTGGGTGACTTCGATGCCGACTGGATGGAAGGCAAGATCAAAGATCTGTTTTCTGCCATCCCTGCCGCTACCAATCCCAAGGAAAGAGTGGATTACCCCGTTCCTGACCACAGTGAGACTTTGGTCGCCATAGAAACAGACCCCGAGGCTCAATACACTTTTGTTCAGCTTCACTACAAGCACCCCGCTATTACAAACAAGGACCTGGGATATTATCGCCAGACCATTGTTCATCAGCTTTACAATACTATGCTGAACAACAGGTTGCAAGAGCTGCTCCAGGAAGAAAATCCTCCCTTTATTTATGGTTATACAGCATATTCCAGTATGGTAAGAACAAAAGACAGCTACATGTCGTTTGCTGTTGCTAAAAATGACGGGATAAAACGGACACTCGAAACGCTTCTGGTGGAAAACGAAAGAGTGAAAAAATACGGCTTCACCGAAACCGAACTGGAACGTGCTAAAAAAGAAATTCTCAGCCAGATTGAAAAACAATATAAAGAAAAAGAAAAACAGGAATCCCAATCCTATGTCTGGCAATACTACGGCCATTTCCTGGAAAATGAACCCTCACCGGGCGTTGAATTTGATTATGCCTTTATTCAGGATATTTTACCCGGAATCACTCTCGAAGAACTCAATAAACTTGCCCCCAAATGGATTACCGACGATAACCGCGTTGTGATCATTACCGGCCCGGAACGGGAGGATGTGATCATACCCATGAAGGATGAAGTCATTGCTATCGTTGAATCGATCGATCAGGCTGAAATTGAACCTTATGTGGATAAAGTATCCGATAAGCCTCTGATGGCGGAAAAACCCGTTCCCGGAAAAGTGGAAAAGGTGAAAAAAGATAAAAAACTGGGTACTGAAAAATGGATTCTGTCAAACGGAATAGAAGTCATCCTGAAACCTACTGACTTCAAAGACGATGAGATCCTGATGCAGGCATTCAGCTTCGGGGGCAGTTCTCTTTATGACCTCGATGACCAGATGTCGGCCGGTTTTTGTTCCTCTATGATCAATGAAAGCGGTATTGCCGGTTTCGACTTAATTGAATTGCAAAAATTGCTGGCAGGAAAGATCGTAAATGTGAGCCCTTATGTCGGTGATATGGATGAAGGTTTTTCGGGCAGTTGTTCGGTAAAAGAACTGGAGACCATGTTGCAACTGGTAAATCTGTATTACACCCAGCCTCCCAGGAACGAAAAGGCTTTCAATTCCTATGTCACAAGGATTAAGGGCTTCCTGGAAAACAGGAAAAATGACCCGGGAGCTGCCTTCCAGGATACGATCAGTGTGACCATGGCCAATTATCATCCTATGGTAAGACCTCTTACTCCTGAATTAATGGATGAAATTGATTTTAACAGGTTGAACTTCATTTTCAGGGAGAGATTTGGTGACCCGACAAGCTTTACGTTTTACTTTGTCGGAAATATTGATACCGACAGCTTGCGTCCGCTTGTTGAAACATATCTCGCGAGCCTTCCCAAAGTTACGCGTCAGGAAAACTGGCGTGATAACGGCATACGCCCCCCACAGAACAGGGTAGAAAAGAAGGTGATTAAGGAAATGGAAGTCCCGAAAGGTACCGTGTACATCGCATATACCGGGGAATATGATTTTAATAATTTCCGCGACAGAATGGACCTTTCTGTACTTTGCGATATACTTGATGTCAGGTATACCGAATCCATCCGCGAAGAGCAAAGTGGTACCTACGGTGTTGGGATTTATGATTTGCAGAATCAATACCCTTATGAGAGATATCAGGTGAATATTACTTTCGACTGTGACCCCGATCAAACCGATAAACTGAAAAGCATTGTTTATGAAGAGATCGATAAACTTAAGACCGATGGTCCTCAGATGAAGGATCTTAATGGTGTTAAGGAAAATCTCCTGAAAACAAGGCAGGAAAAACTAAAGGAAAACCGATTCTGGTTGAGCACCCTGAAAAACTTTGACTATAACGCAGAAGATGCCGCCAATTTCCTGGATTATGAAGATTATGTGAACGATATGACCCAGGAAAGCTTAAAAGCCGCTGCAAATAAATTCTTTGGCGATAATCAGGTGGAGATCATTCTGCTGCCTTCAAATACATCGGATAATGTGAAGAATCCGTCGATGCAGTGA